AAAGACAGCTCGGGTTTTGGTCTTCAGCCATCACACTCTCTCCAAAACTTTCTAATTAAAGAAAGAGATACAGTCCATCTAGTTATTTTACTAACCTCtttacctgctttttttcttctgactaaTATGGTTTCTACACCAACAACTATATTCTAGTCTCTTACTGATTCTTCCTTctgccatccctgtccccaaaaaaacaccagaaaCTAAGCCATTCTTCACCCGGGAGAGTAGTAAGTTTAATTTTGGCAcgatatgtgtatgtgtataaatattatGCATATTATATACTATACAGTCATCTGGAGTATTGGTACATTCAGCCTGATGAGGAGGTGTTGCCTCGCTCTGTGACTGACACCTCGTTATCTCCTTCCATCAATCCATATTTGGAGGAGTACTAAGGAAATAGCTTTGCTGAGAACATATCTCAGATCAGAGTCTGATTTCTTTGTACCACAGCAGAACAGTCCGCCTGACAACGTAGGTGGAGAAAACTCAATCTGTTATGGGTATTAAGTGTGCCTTGAGTCATGCGTGTAAACTCTGCTCCTAAATGAGAATGTATATTCCTATCAATGGGAACGTGGGTGCATGTAAACCACAACAAGGTATTAAAAGATTAGGccagaaactgggagaaaaaaatataggaCAGTGAGGCAGAGAAACAGGACAGATGATACAGAGCTGCCAACCTTCTAGCTTTTTAACCTAAGTGCCTCATGAGCAGTTGAAGTGCAGTTAAGTACTTCCTTGCCAGGGCTACATGCCGTGGTTTTTACTGGGACTGTGCTGGCTAGGGGCTGGTGGTAACCTGAACGTTTCTGTGCTAGCCTGGCTCTCCTCTGCACAGCCAGCTCAGACCCACTCCATCCCACCGTGGGTGCACAAGCAGACACGACTGCCCACCTGGGACATGCCCTGAAGCCCTCCCTGCGGCTGGCTCCACTGTGGCCAGCGGCACGTATTGCATGGCCAAGAGCCACACAGAAATGCTGGTGTGTTGCTCATATAGGACAAGAAAAATCATGTGTCCTTGACATCAGAAGTTAAAGGGAAAGcataacaaggaagaaaaaacatagtCCTAGGAACTGTGTTCAGCAGGAAATAGAGGCAGCAATAGTCCCTGGAGCATCTAAATTctgaggaaaatactttttattaacaaaagaCTGAGACTTCAAGTGAGTCTGAACACATTTTAGTTGCTGGAAGTACCTGTTAAGGGGAGGGAGAATGCAGTGGTGTCTTTAACCTCTCCACCTCAGAGGAAGAAGGAACCTGACATTTTGATGCAGGAAGAAGTGGAATTCCTAAAAAATGCAGAACTTCACTTTCTTTATCTCCAGCTGCAATTCAGTTGGTTGTTGTTCACTACCTAACTTATTTTGTGTTATCTCAACTCTGCAGAGCAAATGCTGTTATCTAACCAACTTATGAATAGAAGAGGACAAGTCAATACTGTTTCTAGAAGCAAACTGATGACACAGCCAATATAGATGTTCATGCTGAAGCTTTGGCAAGATGTACCACCACATCACTCTGGGAGCTAGAAATCCTGAACCTGGAGTCCTCAAGAGCAGCCTTTGTTGATGTGCAGGGGCTGAATTGTTACCTCGTTTACTGACACGGATTTCCATGGCTTTGTGATGACTTACCACAGCTGAGCATCTTGTCCCATTTCGGTTGCAGGTATAAAGGAGAAAGTtggaaaaggtggaaaaataaaaaaaaccaagactACTTGTTTTTACTGGAATAGAATCCAACTCTGTTCTTATTGTGTTAGTGAGGTTGAAGTAGTAGGTGAAttccttgtatttttaatatttatactgCTAGCTATCGAAGCATCTCACAGATTTGAAATtaccctcccagtgctcccatgTTACTCCCATTTTGCAGAGGAGGAATTTTGATGAGGATGAGGAAATCTAAAACAGAGTAAACACAGGCCTCATGATTTCTACCCTCAGAATCATTGTTTTGTACTCTTGCTacactttaaaaatatccttttgcagaaaatgtaataCCTTTTTTTGATATTTTAGGATTCTAGATCCACTCCAGGTATATATGCTTGATAGAAGAGACAGACAGTTCAGTGTTTTCATTCAGTGACCTTCTGGCTTGATGCAGTAAACCTACTGCATGAGCTTGTTTTGCACTTGTGTTCAAGCTGGATCACcttgaaaaatacagattatCTCTGACTctatattttgtctttgaaaagagACTAGTATTagaagcagtttaaaaataatagaaaaactttactcaaaggaaaatgtttggCTACTTGagattcttcattttaaaaattcaacatTTGGGAAAAATCCTAAAGTAGAAAGAAGTATTTCCCTTCTGACATGATGTTTTGATGCACTGTGCTCTGGTTCATCTCTGTCAGTCAGGCTCCCAGTCAGACAGTAAGAGAAAAGAGGATTGTATGACAGTCCTATTCCATTGTGCACTGTGGGAGGTTCAGTCCAATAAAGCAGAAATGAGACATGAGAAAACTGGGCTACAGTTTTCTGGCTGCAGAACCACAATGTGATATCCACAAtggaattttgattttaaaatactgaattaatcCAAGGACTTTTAGACCACTTTCACAGTTCAGATGGAAATTCCTTTATTAAATCCCAGCATCATATAGCAATACACAGCTCTTTCAGTCATGTCACTACAAGGCTCTTGTTATTTACTGCTTATTATCTAATTACATCCATACACAGTAGTTACATTTGCAAGCATGCCATTAGGTGACTTGTAAAGCTGTTGCCCTAAGGAGTCACAGACCTATCCTGGCTGAGTCCAAAGAGCGTTCAGAAAAGGCTGTCAACAATTCCTGTCATCTACCTTGATTTTTTGAAGTACTGGTGCCTCCATACAGCAGTTATCagccttttaaataattttccaataCAAGGGATACTCAGCACTGTAGCTATTTCCTTTGTGTATAGGAGCAGAGTGCAGGGAGAGAGGTGAACCACCagacttcagctgaaaaatcatGAGTGTTCAGTGAACCCAGCCAAGGAGACTAAGGTTTCACAGTAACAGGCATCAAGGATTTTACTTAACCACCTATTCCTGCAGTGCAGAGGGCAAATAAAGAATAACGGCTAACTTCTGTGATAGGTTGGAAATGCATGTAAATGATGAATATgtgatacagaataaaaataaaaagaggggtaaaagaaagaagacaggCAGATTAGTACAATCAGGAGTAAAGATTATTTCAGGGCAGTCTTTCTTACTAGGGCAGGCACTTCACATCTAACTTAGTCCAACCACCAACTCTGTTTCAAGAAATATTTGGACACCTGTTCATTGGAACCTCCAGAAACAACACAGGTTGAAGGATAGAGCACCATGGTACCAGACCCTTTTTTCATGATCTTTACCAGTAATACAAAATGTCTTGGTCTATATGAGGCAACTGGATATAACCAAACCATTTTATCTCAACCTAAACAAAGTAAATGCTAAGTTTACTGGCTACTTGGCACTCAAactttttcttccagccttttaTCACGGAAAGCTCTGACTCATCTCTGTCATGCGTCTCTCATATTTTCTAATCCTGTAACTTCTGCTTTGCACAACTAAAGCTAAAATGGTCTAAACTGCCTATACTAATTAATCATATATGCCAGGTTATTACTTCCATTCTTATCCTATTATCTCCCCAATGGTTTCCTTTATTGTCTTACATATATCAAATGAAAATGTagaatgaaaatactgtttcctgTATTACACTACACAGCAGTGGTGGCCCTAATGCTTGGGAGCTGGTGGGGCTGCCAGCAGGGTGCAGAGTATTTTATCCCCTGATGTGTGACAACGCTGGGTTTGGTGCCAGTGTTTGTGCTATCGGTGACTGGCCCAAGAGGGAAATAAGACTCAGAATTATTTTAGCAAGGGTAGATTTCTGCTGGGGACAGATCCCGCTGTCCCTAAGGTAAGAGCTGCCACCTGCTACACATGTTAGGACTAAAGGTAGGTCTATGGACAGTTGAAGAGCCTCTGAAACCCAAGGATAGAGGAGACCTCTTCACATTCAGTGTGGCTGAAGATAGGAGCTGTCTGACTCAGCAAGGTTTTGTGAAAGACTCATGGTGATTTCTCATGAAGAGGGAGATACGGAACAAAATGCTGGTGAGGCTTTGCAGGGGACTGACTGCTAATGACCAAAGACTCGGATAGGCGTAGCATAACCAAGAGTGGATCACAGTACAGAAAGATGAGAGGCTGGTTTGTGAAGAAAGAAGACAGCTGCTCTGTACTTCATTAAGGCCCAGGTTCCCCCCTGTCCATGAGCtggtgggagggaggcagagagcgGGAACACATACCCAAACTGGCCGATTTCCCCTCTGGTTGTGGGGCTGCACAAGTGGAGTCAGCCTGGAGTTGCCCTCCCCCCTGGCAGAAAGGTGCCCGGGCAGCCCACACCTCACCCTGGCCCTGCGGAGCTGgagctctgctcctcctgcactgGCATGGCCCCTGGGTGCCGGGCCCTGGCATGCCGCCCACAGCTGGGCAGGCGGGAAAGAAGGAGGCACGGCTCAAGTCAGGAGCAGGAACATCTCCGAATCCTCCCATGCTCACATGACAGTCAGTCCACCAAGTTACATGTAAACAATTCCTTTAACCAGCCACCGGTCTGGGCAACGTGGCAATGGGCCAGACACCTCACTTTGCTTCCAGAGATTTCCAGAGCCCTGCACACCGTTTTTGGGCCCGTCTACCCCTAGCTTTCTAGCCGCTATTAACTACCCTTTTCTCATCAGCCATTTCAGAGCAGAACCTAAAATGCATGAATCATCCAAAACCATCTCTAACAAAGAATAGAAAAGTAATCTGAAAATAGCTTTACCAAACTATTTTAGGGGCCTGTATGGTCCCAACAGTAACCATGAACTGCCCATCTCTCACTCGCTGCCTTACCCTCACCTCAGGTAAGGCTCTTCACAGGTTCTCAGAGTACACCTAGTTGTCAGGCCCTCTGCCACAGGCCCTAAATCCACTTTCATAAACAACATGCAGTGGGTCTTATCCacccagaaaaaaatatgattaatTCACCCCTACCAACTTTAGTTGTCAAAATCTCTCAGCAGGATTTCAGGATTAAGCAGCAATCCTTGCTTTTGGAGCCTGCTGTTCCATAGTGTTCTCATTAAAACACAACCCTATGATTGCCATTAACAGGATTTTACAACCGGCCTTATAACAACTGACCAGCCACCAAGGAGTCTTCATCCTAACCCTGATTCTGGATTTAGTCTTCTTAgtctttatcttctgttttcttgaatcTTAACTCCTACCATATCCTTCCTTTCAACTATGAACAGATGATCCCTGCTGGCCTCAAAACTAGCTGGTGACACATACTTTCACCTTGCTTTGCAGAAGCCAACAATAAAGCCAGCTCTCATGCCTGTTGTCCATAAAACACAACCCACCAATTACCGCCCTTTCGGGAACTGGGCATACACTAGGATGATGGCTGGTACGAGTAGGATAAAAGATGTCTGGCAAGTTCTGTGGTGGGTGTTGGGTTAGCGTAACCTTAACCCTAAGGTTTACCCTAAGGCTAACTCCTACTTTAACGATATTCTCGTATCACCTATTGAGGAGTAACCATAAGTCATTCTGGCTCTTCTAGTATCTGTGAGCCTTAATGGATCTTAAGACACCTAGGACCCATGCATTTGTCCCCAGTGTGTCCCAGAGTCCTCTGTTTGCTCTCCCTAGCACCCTAGAGCCCTCTCTTTGGGCTTTGGTCATCTTACAACCCCTCAGTTTTCCAGTGTGCCCCTCCCAGTTGTTTGAGCCCAGCTCTTCAGTCCACACTCCTCTGAAACCTAAGCCCAACTCCTAACGTTTGTTTGAGCTGAATAATTATAGAATGAATTTCAGCTGGAAAGTAGTAATGACTGAATGACCATCAGGAAAAATGGCACTGCCTGAAAGTACTGCCAAAGCTCATCCCTTAGTGGTTTTTGTCATGGCTCCTGTAAGTATATAATTAAGAGATCTGACCCCCAGGGACACAGAGGCTCTTTTATATACTGGCACCTGTATCAACCACATAACCCCCTCTAATTTGGTTTATAAATCCTAGGTTGTTGAGTTTTGTCTTTGCAGGTTGCCTTCTGCTTCCAGAAATTGGAGATATAAGAACATGAAATTATTCAAAGGCTCATAGCAAAATGATAAAAAGGTAACACTGCTAGCTTTGTACATACAGGATATTTGAAAGTGTTAGTATATTCAATTTACATCCACTGCAAGGCTGCTCTGTCCCACCAGGTTAGTGTATGAGAAAAATTTTTTAGGATAAATTATCATTCATGTCACATCTTGCTGTATATTCAGTTTAGATTTAAATTAACAGAGTATCTATGTTGTCCATCATGTCTTTATTGTCGATACTAATTTCTAGTCCCAAGATCTGTTGGGGTTCCATGCTTTGTTATTGTAGTCCCCTTGTTCAATATCTGAATAATTAAACTGCTTCAGAAATAGCCGCTCCATCTCTTGGCAGCATCTGATACAAACACTCCAGTGGTCAGCAGGCACGGGGTCCCCCTGTGCTATTCAACCTTCCTGTTACTCCTGAAGTCGCCAATAGATAAGCTCTATTCCCCCCAAGACCAGGTTTCACTCTGCTGCCCTGGCCATGTAGATGATGACCGATGGTGCCCCAGGGAGCAGTCATGAAGGAGGTGCTGTGTGCGTGAGAGAGGTGTCACAAACCACCCTCCCCGTGCAGACACTGGGGCCAGGGCATCCCTGATTTTGGATTGCGTTTGTGCAGCAGACTGAGTGGGCTACAAACCCAGGTACCTGCTCAATCTTGACATGTTAATGTGTTCCTACAATGACCCTTCTCATTACTCATATGCGTATCTCATTTGGGAaaggaacaggtttttttctttttcagaggtaGTTTGAAATTTTTCGTCCCATAGCTGTTGAACGTAAGGTGGATTACAGCTTAAGCCAACAAAAGCAATTAgaagttgtttttatttcactctgTTTCTTTCCTAACTTTATTCTGACCCTCCCTTTGGGGTCATTTATTTCTCACACTAGTTAGTAGTTTCTCCCGTTTGGGGATTTGGTAGTTTTAGTGAAACATCTAAAGAAGACCAAGCAAACTCTCTCCTTTTTTGGCTAAGAATGTTTGTTCTGCTAATATCTGAATATAAAAACAACCTAATACTTGGGGCAAAAGCAGGGGACATCCTCAGGGGACTTTTCAAAGAGTTTATCTGCTCCTAGGCCTGTTTGAACTTTTCAGGGGAGACTGTTTAAATCTCAAGAACAGATTTTCACTTTGcatggctggggtttttttggtagaatAATCTCAACATACAGTTTTTACCAAGAGGAATAGATGTATGAGACTAACACAACGATGTGgctattttctttgctctgtggtttcttcctttctgcttgttttcttcattctggGAATtagttttcctctccttcctttccttctcttttttcccaccttcttttttctctttctttctgtctttcttctctttcattctccctctctgtctttcttgctttcttgttttctcGTATTAAAAAATATAAGACAAATTTACGAATCATCTTGTGTTATTTTACATGGCATTTGGCGGCACAGTTCTAAATTtgagatttttccttcttcagatctTATCATCCCCAAATAGATTTCCTACTCACTtcgtgtttgtttgtttaaactatGTCTCTTGGTATTGTAGCAGCTCAGCACAACTTTCCATATACTGCCATTCAGTTCCCACAAGAGTTAACTCCCAGGCTTTCAGCTAGATGGCTTACCAGTTACTGAGTGATGCCATTTGAAGTACAGCCTCAGATGATGAGCCTGGGGCCCTTTGCTTGGCATGCCTCAGACATTTGGAGCAATGGGAGAACTGCACACTTCTTTTTGAGGGAGTCATGGTCACAGTCACTATTTGCTCCCCCTTCTTACCAAAGGCAAATGGTTGGAGAAGGTAACCTTCAGCTTCTTCAAAGAAGTTCTTCAACAGCTTCAGGGAAATCTGAACAGACCATGGATGTATCTGGAAGGAGAGGACTCTTTCCATTCTCGTCCCTGAATGCTCTCACGTGGGAATGACCTTAGTAAGTCCAGAACTTTTTCCTCTTAGTTTTACTCTCCAGACAGAAATAGCCCATTTATACAGAGATATGAATGAAGAACTTTATTGAGTCTTTTTGtactgttcttttttccctttcctatttgTTTTAACACTTGAAGTAGATAGCTTCTCCTGTCCGTTTCTCCTGTGAAGCTTTACTACACTTCCAGCAGCACAGCGTCTGAGCACTTTCCCTCTGCGGTTTTTGCAGAACACTGCTTTTGGGAGGCTTGCCATTCATTCTGGTCACTGCAGTTACTTATTGCATTCACACTCACTTCTCTACCACATTTACAGCTATATTGTTTGTTCCCTTTGACTGAGTCTCAGATGGTGGCATGGCCAACATCCAGGTGGGATCATCATTAACATTTTTGTGCAGGTTTAAATGCCAGCAAGCCTTGAGGCTTCCCAGGTTGTTTACTGAATGCTCTTTTTTAGACTGTGATATTGTGTCTTAAGAAGCTGTTTGAACCCAGGAAATCCAGGGCTCATGAGAGAAAATTTATGACTGGGGTGAATGGCTCTGTTTAAATAATCATTGCAAAAGTTAGCCCCAGTAAAACTTCTTTACTTTGCATTTGATGTTCTTAACTGCTTGATGATTATGCGTAAATTCCCATTATGGCATGTTAATGAACAAGGCTGCTTATATGGGTGAACCAAGTCAGCTGGGCAAGCTTATTGCCAACAGTTAGCGTCTGTTAACCTCAGTAAATCAGCAATGGTCCTGAATGTGACTCTCTATCATCACAGGGGCTGTGGGAAGTTAACAGGGAAGGGGGCATGAAATATTCATATGAAAATCAGCTGAAGCCAATGCTACTAACTCTCTGTCATGAGATAGAAGACATACAAAAGGAGAACTTGTTCCATAACTCAGCAAAACAAGTTATAACCATTATAACAATGACAGGGAACCTGAACAACTACTTCTCCTTGTGATGGGTTGGATTTGTAATGTTTGCAGAATATTGCAGTTGTGCTAAGTGTTCAGAGTGTGTAAACATGGTTAAATTATGTTATGCTATGATAAATGACACTTAAAGCTGGTCAAAAATTACTGTCTCAAAACAGTGGCATTTTGCTTTCCCTCCACCTCTGTACTCGGAGGGAATACAATGCTGAGTAACTACATCTTTTTACTTACTTAATTAAAGCCCTTCCTGGAAAAGAGCTGTTggtatcatttttattttttaaaacaaaaacttatgAAACAAATTCACTTGAAATACATATGTTTAACTTAAGATTAATGTCATTAGCTTCAACGGGAGATGAATAGACCTGTCTGGGAACAATCTAGGGCTCTAACAAGAACCACCAATGCTATCTGTGACCACTATATCATGAAACTTTGCAATGTGATGAAGACGTTGCTTGTCCAAGAGCTCTTTGAGGGTATGTCTTTAGCTGTGGTTTAGCACTCGTATGCTGAACCCCATAGAGAAGAAAGCTCAGGACCTCTGCTAGCACGATGGGCTTAGCAATCTTTAGCATTGCCACGAGTAGTTCCAACTGGGTTTCAGCTAGCATCAGTATATCAAAGCTGGTTTTCCTTTTGCTAAGGCTTTCAGATATGACCAGAAAATGAGGGTccacaaaatgaaagaagaaggggaggggaggagcacACAATGCTCacagtatatttttatacatatttacaGAAGGAAGAGCTGTGCTATCCAAACTTGAGCTTTCCCCATGGATGAGTCAAACATAACGTTTCATCCCAGCGAAGGCACAGAGAACATCTCaatgcacagaaacatttctacACAGGAAAGGGTCTGGGAGATATTGACCCCACTTTGGGTAATTATGATCATCTCCTTCCTGGGTTTTTGTGAAAATGGAATTGTCCTCTGGTGCCTCTGCTTCCAGATCAAAAGAAACCCATTCACTGCGTACATCACACACCTGTCCATTGCTGACATCTCCTTACTGCTTTGTACATTTATTCTGTCAATTGAGTACATTGCTGGTTTTGGATTCGCATATGGTTTTTACTATTATATAACCACCACACTATCTATTGTCTTCCTTCTTGGATATAATACTGGTCTCTATCTCCTGACAGCCATCAGTATTGAGAGGTGTCTGTCTATTGTTTACCCCATCTGGTACCGATGCCACCGGTCACAGCACCAATCGGCAATTGTGTGTGCAATTCTGTGGACTCTGTCTTTTCTGATGACAGTAGCCGAATACTTAACATGCAAAGATGATTCAACAAAGGAACAATTCGACGATGACAACCATTGCCAAGCACTGCTCATCTTCACGTGGATCCTGACTTTCATGATCTTCATTCCTCTAATGATTCTGTCCAGCCTGATCTTGGTTATCAGGATTCATCGTAACTCCCTGAGACCTCATTCGTCAAAGCTCTACATCATCATTGTGGCCACAGTCATTGTCTTCCTCATCTTTGCCATGCCTATGAGGCTGTTGTATCTTCTGAATTACCACCACTGGTCGTCTTTGCTCAGCCAGCAGAACCACGTCACCGTTGTTCTCTCCACTGTTAACAGTAGCATCAACCCCCTTGTTTACTTCTTTGTAGGAAGCAGCAAGAAGAAGAGGTTCAAGGAAAGCCTCAAAGTGGTTCTTAGTAGAGCACTCGCTGATGGGTTGCGGCCGAGAAGCCAGGAAGTTGGCATGAGTTTGGATATAGCTGAAACAATTTTCTAAAGCTTAGGGGGGAGACTCTAGGGGCAAATAATTGGACTTGGAAGGTTTAATAAACCACTGCAAaactaaaagtatttttcttccatagaaTGTAAAAAGCAGTGGTGAAATGATACTGTTATCTTTGGTGGTTTAGCAATGGAAAAATATGGACTAGAATAAAGataacttttatttgtattttcttaattattcaaACACATGCTACATCCTGATGTGACTATGTCAGTCAAAGATACCACAGTGGAAAAGAGACAGGCCAACAGAGAATATaaaaaaaggacacagaaatATGTTATAAATAGTGTGACATTTATACAAGCACTGAGCACCCATAAATGCTATTGAAGTCATCAGGGCCTGTGTGTATTcgcatttttaaaagtcaaaccCTCTAAATGCAGGATTCACGTTACATACTGGGATTTAGTTTCAACTGTTTCCAGCTTGTTTAAGTGCGCAAAAGAGCTGCTCCCTGGGgggaacagaggaagaaatcCACGTATGAGAGTAAGTCCCCATACATACCCACAAACATACAGTGTAGCTTTAGTCTAGCAAGATGTTTAAGTATACACTAAATGGTCAAGTTCCTCTGTGGTTAAGGGGCTGCTTCAGAGCCTCTTTTCAAAGTATATGTGTCGTAATTTCCAGTGACATCAACATTTCTCTGGGTCCTTGGATAATTCTGTACCTGACACACAGGAGTAGCTGGCGACATAGGGATGTTGTCAACTCGCAGAGGGCTTTTGCCCTAATTATGAAGGGTGGGGCTGGCTTCTCCCCAAAATGTCAGTGTTCCTGTAGGTTTAGTTATTCAAGGAGTCTATGAGAAAGTCAGTCCCAACACCTGCTGTCCCAGCCACGTATTCAGTACTTAGCTGTTCTCTGGAAAATATATATTCCCCATGTGGTCTCTCCGTTTTATAACTACCAGTTTtggatgaacagaaaaaaagaaaggtgccTCACAGTGCACGACTGGGGCTACACCCCAGCCACACTGTTCCAGCTGACTGCCTCCTTCTCTTGTATGCCAGGGTACCAGGGCTGGTATTTTGTGGACTTTTAATTCCCAGGGCCACTTGCCCAACTATAGCcaagctgcagagaagagaggaagacaaCAGCAAGGAGGGGACAGGACTAGGTCACGTTTATCACACAGACACAGACTGTGCGGGGTCTGGGCAGTCAGAGAGCTGTGGCACTTTCAAAAAGGTGTCTGGGAGATGCATTTGCTTCTGGCCCCCCCGGAGCTCCAAATTCAGCAGGAACTGAGACCTCCTGCCACAGGCAGAAGCAGCATCTTCAGCTTCCCGCCAAGTTTCCATTGGCACACTTAATAGCtaactggggaaagaaaaatacaacctACCCCTCCTTTGTTGACAGATTGCCAGTCCTGGAATAAGGAA
The Mycteria americana isolate JAX WOST 10 ecotype Jacksonville Zoo and Gardens chromosome 3, USCA_MyAme_1.0, whole genome shotgun sequence genome window above contains:
- the MAS1 gene encoding proto-oncogene Mas → MDESNITFHPSEGTENISMHRNISTQERVWEILTPLWVIMIISFLGFCENGIVLWCLCFQIKRNPFTAYITHLSIADISLLLCTFILSIEYIAGFGFAYGFYYYITTTLSIVFLLGYNTGLYLLTAISIERCLSIVYPIWYRCHRSQHQSAIVCAILWTLSFLMTVAEYLTCKDDSTKEQFDDDNHCQALLIFTWILTFMIFIPLMILSSLILVIRIHRNSLRPHSSKLYIIIVATVIVFLIFAMPMRLLYLLNYHHWSSLLSQQNHVTVVLSTVNSSINPLVYFFVGSSKKKRFKESLKVVLSRALADGLRPRSQEVGMSLDIAETIF